From the genome of Ananas comosus cultivar F153 linkage group 16, ASM154086v1, whole genome shotgun sequence, one region includes:
- the LOC109722386 gene encoding LOW QUALITY PROTEIN: 50S ribosomal protein L12, chloroplastic-like (The sequence of the model RefSeq protein was modified relative to this genomic sequence to represent the inferred CDS: deleted 1 base in 1 codon): MATTLSSALSLFTYSSASPSPPPPPXTPSSLSFRPQTLNFPSHCRLRRSSAASAAAVSPKIEELGDAIANLTLAEARGLVDLLQDRLGVSAAAFAPAAVAAAPGAAADAAAAAPAVEEKTEFDVVIEEVPSNARIATIKVIRALTNLALKEAKDLIEGLPKKFKEAVSKEEAEEAKKQLEEVGAKISVV; encoded by the exons ATGGCGACGACGCTCTCCTccgccctctctctcttcacctactcctccgcctccccctcc cctccaccCCCGCCANCCaccccctcctccctctccttccgcCCCCAAACCCTAAATTTCCCCTCCCACTGCCGGCTCCGCCGCAGcagcgccgcctccgccgccgccgtgtcCCCGAAGATCGAGGAGCTCGGCGACGCCATCGCTAACCTCACCCTCGCGGAGGCCCGGGGCCTCGTCGACCTCCTCCAGGACCGCCTCGgcgtctccgccgccgccttcgcccccgccgccgtcgccgcagcacccggcgccgccgccgacgccgccgcggccgcccccGCCGTCGAGGAGAAGACGGAGTTCGACGTCGTCATCGAGGAGGTCCCCAGCAACGCGAGGATCGCCACCATTAAGGTCATCAGGGCGCTTACGAACCTCGCGCTCAAGGAGGCTAAGGACCTCATCGAGGGCTTGccgaagaagttcaaggaggcCGTGTCaaaggaggaggcggaggaggcgaagaAGCAGCTCGAGGAGGTCGGGGCGAAGATCTCCGTCGTTTGA